From Candoia aspera isolate rCanAsp1 chromosome 8, rCanAsp1.hap2, whole genome shotgun sequence, a single genomic window includes:
- the CASP3 gene encoding caspase-3, with protein sequence MADENHVLKSPITVTDAKTFSSSEGKSIPFSKSVDSVILTDESYRMDYPEMGICILVNNKHFHPATGMTLRSGTDADAALVLDTFRTLGYNVKPYNDLSCKQIIDVLQNIAKDDHKKRNSFACVLLSHGEDGLIYGTDGPLELKMLTSLFRGDRCKTLRGKPKLFFIQACRGTDFDSGIETDSSSEERVCQKIPVEADFLYAYSTAPGYYSWRNSSEGSWFIQSLCVMLKQYAKKLELMQILTRVNRKVAEFSSYSNRADFHGKKQIPCIVSMLTKDLYFPL encoded by the exons ATGGCAGATGAAAACCATGTCCTGAAATCACCAATAACTGTAACAGACGCAAAGACTTTCTCTAGTTCTGAAGG gAAAAGCATTCCTTTTAGCAAATCTGTTGATTCTGTGATACTAACAGATGAAAGTTATAGAATGGATTATCCAGAAATGGGTATATGTATTCTGGTCAACAATAAACATTTCCATCCAGCTACTG GAATGACACTTCGATCTGGTACAGATGCAGACGCAGCACTCGTTTTGGACACTTTCAGAACATTGGGATATAATGTGAAACCTTATAATGATCTTTCATGTAAACAAATTATTGATGTATTGCAAAACA ttgccaaggatgatcataaaaagagaaatagtttTGCTTGTGTTTTGCTAAGCCATggggaggatggactgatttatGGCACAGATGGCCCTCTAGAGCTGAAAATGTTAACCAGCCTCTTCAGAGGAGACAGGTGTAAGACCTTGCGAGGGAAGCCAAAGCTCTTTTTTATTCAG GCTTGTAGAGGAACAGACTTTGATTCTGGAATTGAAACAGACAGCAGCTCAGAGGAAAGAGTGTGTCAGAAAATACCAGTAGAGGCAGACTTCCTATATGCTTATTCTACTGCTCCTG GCTACTACTCATGGAGGAATTCCTCAGAGGGTTCCTGGTTTATACAGTCATTGTGTGTGATGTTGAAACAATATGCTAAGAAACTTGAACTTATGCAGATCCTAACACGCGTAAATCGCAAAGTTGCAGAATTCAGTTCTTACTCAAACAGAGCTGACTTCCATGGAAAGAAGCAGATCCCGTGTATTGTGTCTATGCTAACAAAAGATTTGTATTTTCCACTCTAA